The following proteins are co-located in the Silene latifolia isolate original U9 population chromosome 1, ASM4854445v1, whole genome shotgun sequence genome:
- the LOC141604637 gene encoding NADPH-dependent diflavin oxidoreductase 1-like, with protein MEETQKLVILYASQTGNAMDAAERIAREADRRACPVSLLPVNEFDPSLLPKEKTVIFVVSTTGQGDTPDSMKVFWRFLLQARLPERWLVGVHYGVFGLGDSGYQKYNFVAKKLDARLSKLGGTPLIERGLGDDQHPSGYEGSLDPWMSSLWGCLYERYPKLFPKGEHFIVPEMMDKPKVVVTYHPKDKTSSSLSAISDLESRAFSIQCSRLMSPARVPADKSRPHCWLKMVGNCSLTRAGCERDVRHLEFEFHSTEVEYEVGDVLEILPSQNPDAVDAFLHRCNLDPEALITVQSRDIIHELDISEVPIRLKSFVELTMDIASASPRRYLFEVMSHFATAEHEKERLQYFASPEGRDDLYEYNQKERRTVLEVLEDFPSVQMPFEWLVQLVPPLKTRAFSISSSPIAHPKEVHLTVSVVSWTTPFKRKRSGLCSNWLAGVDPEQGVLVPVWFQKGLLPVPSPSLPLILVGPGTGCAPFRGFVAQRAIESKTSPTAPILFFFGCRKKEDDFLYQDFWQLHSENGRVLSEDNGGGFYAAFSRDQPKKVYVQHKMREVSKKIWNLLCEGASIYVAGSSSKMPSDVMMAFEEIISMESGASKQDAARWLIALEKAGRYHVEAWS; from the exons ATGGAGGAAACCCAGAAACTTGTGATTCTATACGCTTCTCAAACAGGCAATGCAATGGATGCTGCTGAACGCATTGCTCGTGAAGCTGACCGCAGAGCTTGCCCTGTTTCGCTTCTCCCCGTCAATGAATTTGATCCC AGTTTGCTACCCAAAGAGAAAACTGTGATCTTCGTTGTTTCCACTACAGGCCAGGGTGACACACCTGATTCAATGAAG GTGTTTTGGAGGTTCCTCTTGCAAGCAAGGCTTCCTGAACGGTGGCTGGTTGGAGTGCACTACGGAGTTTTTGGATTAGGAGACTCAGGATACCAGAAATACAAT TTTGTTGCAAAGAAGCTGGATGCAAGGCTCTCAAAACTTGGTGGAACTCCACTTATTGAAAGAGGCCTTGGAGATGATCAGCATCCTTCAGG GTATGAAGGTTCGTTAGATCCGTGGATGTCGTCATTATGGGGTTGCTTGTATGAAAGATATCCAAAACTCTTCCCAAAGGGGGAGCACTTTATTGTTCCGGAAATGATGGATAAGCCTAAAGTAGTTGTAACTTATCATCCCAAAGACAAGACAAGTTCATCATTATCAGCCATATCAG ATTTGGAGTCTAGAGCTTTTTCAATTCAATGTTCTCGCTTGATGTCTCCTGCGAGGGTTCCTGCAGACAAGAGCAGACCTCACTGCTGGCTAAAAATG GTGGGTAACTGTTCATTAACAAGAGCAGGGTGTGAGAGAGATGTCCGCCATCttgaatttgaatttcattctACC GAagttgagtatgaagttggtgatGTGCTCGAGATACTTCCATCTCAAAATCCTGATGCTGTTGATGCTTTTTTACATCGTTGTAATTTGGATCCTGAAGCACTCATAACG GTTCAGTCGAGAGATATAATACATGAGTTGGACATATCTGAGGTGCCAATCAGGCTAAAGTCATTTGTGGAATTGACCATGGATATTGCTTCAGCTTCTCCTCGACGCTATTTGTTTGAG GTGATGAGTCACTTTGCGACTGCTGAGCACGAGAAGGAAAGACTACAGTATTTTGCGTCACCTGAAGGGCGTGATGATTTGTACGAATATAACCAGAAGGAAAGAAGAACTGTCCTCGAG GTTTTAGAGGATTTCCCTTCTGTCCAAATGCCATTTGAATGGTTAGTCCAGCTGGTCCCCCCTTTGAAAACTAGGGCTTTCTCCATTTCCTCCTCTCCGATTGCTCATCCCAAAGAAGTCCATTTGACCGTGAGTGTGGTGTCATGGACAACGCCTTTTAAGAGGAAGCGGTCTGGTCTTTGCTCAAATTGGCTGGCCGGAGTTGATCCTGAACAAG GGGTTTTAGTTCCAGTATGGTTTCAAAAAGGCTTACTTCCGGTCCCATCGCCATCACTCCCTCTTATTCTAGTTGGACCGGGGACAGGATGTGCTCCTTTTCGCGGATTTGTGGCACAGAGAGCCATTGAGAGTAAAACCAGCCCCACTGCACCAATTTTGTTCTTTTTTGGCTGTCGGAAGAAAGAAGACGATTTTTTGTACCAAGATTTCTGGCAGCTCCATTCCGAGAATGGGAGGGTTCTTTCAGAAGACAATGGTGGCGGGTTTTATGCGGCTTTCTCCAGAGACCAGCCGAAGAAAGTGTATGTACAACATAAGATGAGGGAGGTTAGCAAGAAAATCTGGAACCTTCTATGCGAAGGGGCTTCTATTTATGTCGCCGGTTCTTCGAGTAAAATGCCTTCTGATGTTATGATGGCTTTTGAAGAAATCATCAGCATGGAGAGTGGAGCTTCCAAGCAAGACGCTGCTAGGTGGCTCATAGCATTGGAGAAGGCTGGTAGGTACCATGTCGAAGCGTGGTCCTAA
- the LOC141587976 gene encoding uncharacterized protein LOC141587976 produces the protein MEANNLCVIVPVEDEVDDVVQGDSLVVSNDEIDSAGSLVGAVADKWEDLYELYKKHSQAIGFSIRKSGLRRADTPGAPERERYFICSCEGRNENGKKAEASADINGHGKKNVKTRCESVTKGRSKRKPSSVGKKKRSKKGSDNVASNAELYTPVPRLL, from the exons ATGGAAGCCAATAATCTATGCGTGATTGTCCCAGTAGAGGATGAAGTTGATGATGTCGTTCAAGGGGACTCTCTTGTGGTTAGCAATGATG AGATTGATAGTGCAGGATCTTTAGTAGGCGCTGTGGCTGATAAGTGGGAGGATTTATACGAATTATACAAAAAGCACTCTCAAGCTATTGGATTTAGCATTAGGAAAAGTGGTCTTCGTAGGGCTGATACGCCTGGAGCTCCTGAACGTGAGAGATACTTTATTTGCTCGTGTGAAGGTCGTAATGAAAATGGGAAGAAGGCAGAGGCAAGTGCCGACATAAATGGGCACGGGAAGAAAAATGTTAAGACACGATGCGA ATCAGTTACCAAGGGAAGGAGTAAGCGTAAACCAAGCAGCGTGGGCAAAAAGAAGCGGTCAAAAAAGGGAAGTGACAATGTGGCTTCGAATGCAGAGTTGTACACTCCAGTTCCACGACTTTTATAA